The Niabella beijingensis genomic interval TTCATAATGATTCTATTTTTAGTTTAATGAATAAAATATTCAGAGCAGTATTGCTGCAGCATATCCCTCCTGCTGCATAAAGCGCGCGATCAGTGCGGCGTCTACCGGGATCTGCGCTTCAACACGCAATACCCGGTCGCAATCCTCCAGATCAAAGCTGATCCTCGAATGCGGCAGCAATTTTTCCAGTGCCCTTTTCAACCGGTTGGCAACCGGCTTGTTTACCACATTGGTCTTAAATACTTCTACGGAAGCGCTTATCTTAAGATCGTGAACTGGCATCATTTGAACACAAGGTAAAACAGGGCAGTGACAGCAGTATGTCAGCAGTTTTCAGAGTGGTCCTGATAAAATAAAATACGGGCAGCGGGTCCCGTGTTTTATTGCCGCATCGCTGTCCATGTATGCGGAGTCGTGCGGATATGCACTGCAGCCGAACCGGGAGACTGGTGCCGGCGCTATAATTCTTTATTTGCGTATTTTATCCGGGTTCTTTTTTATAAAATCTTCCCAGCCTTTAAATCCGGCGGCGGCTTTTACGGGGCTGCTGATCTGGTAGTGATGACAAAGAGCTACGGCCAGTGCATCTGTGGCATCAAAATATTCCGGTGCTTCTTTTAAGGAAAGGATCTGCTGCAGCATTTTCCATACCTGTTCTTTGGCCGCATTTCCGTTGCCGGTAACCGCCTGTTTGATCTTCCGGGGTGAATACTCCGTAACAGGGAGGTTAAAATGCATGGCAGCAGCAATGGCAACCCCCTGGGCACGGCCCAGTTTGAGCATGCTTTGCACATTTTTTCCGAAAAAGGGCGCTTCAATCGCAAATTCATGGGGTTTATAGGTGTGGATCAGCTCGGTCACTTTTTCATGGATCCGGCTCAGCCGTTCATAGTTGCTCAAACGGGCAGAAAACTTTACAGCATGCATTTCATGCAGCCGTATTTTCTGACGGGAACATTCAATAATGCTGTACCCCATTATCAGGGTTCCCGGGTCAATGCCCAATATTATTTTGGCAGCGGTTTGCAAACTGGATACTATTTTTACCAAGAATTCATGAAGGTCAACAAAAATATCAAAATATTCTTCAATTATTTTTTAGGCCCGCTGCTGTTCCTCTGGCTGTGCTGGTCTATTTATAACCAGGTGCGGGAGCAGGAAGGGTTGGCCGATTCCTGGGAACAGATCAAAGCTTCGCTGACCAGCTCAAAGATCATTTATCTTGTGGCTGTCATCCTGCTGATGCTGCTGAACTGGATGGTGGAGGCCTATAAATGGCGGCTGGCCATGAAAAGCCTGCAGCCGATGTCGCTGCTCCGTGCTTTTAAAGCTACATTATCCGGGGTTTCGTTTTCGGTTTCCACCCCCAACAGTATCGGGGATTATGTAGGCAGGATCCTTTATGTAGATGAAGGCAAGCGCATCAAGGCCGTTACACTTACTGTTCTGAGTAATACCAGCCAGCTGCTGATCACGGTTTGGGTCGGACTTTTTTCGCTTTATTCCCTGAAAGATGCCATTATTCATGCAAAGATCGTTTCCCCCCTCTGGCTGGATGCGTTATTATATGTTGTGGCATTCGGTGGCCTGCTGCTGCTGCTGTTCTATTTCCGCATTTCCTGGATGGCGAAATGGATCTCCCGGCTCCCTTCCGGGAAAAAATTTTCCTGGTCCATTGAGGCGCTGGAGCAGTTTAATGCAACGGTACTGCTGCGTTTATTGTCTTTATCCATAACAAGGTTTTGTATTTTTATTATACAGTATTTTTTACTGTTTCAGCTGTTCGAAGTGGCGATTCCATTCGGGCAGGCCTGGATGGGAGTGAGTGTATTGTTTTTGATCCTTGCGATCATTCCGACAATCGCGCTGTTTACCGATCTGAGTGTAAGAGGGAGTCTGAGCCTGACAATATTAGGATTATTTAACGCGAATCAATTGGGTATTAGCTTAACTTCGGCTAGCATTTGGTTAATTAACCTGGTAATACCGGCACTTATTGGCAGCGTGCTGGTATTGGGTATTAAAAAAATATTTAAGAGCAAACATGAAAGCGCTTAGTTTATTTCTGGCCCCGTTTTTTGTATTATTTGCCACCGGCAGCAAAACAACACCTGCACCATCAGCAGCGCCGGTTGTTGCAGGAGCCTGTTCCATCCCCAATACCGCATTTCAGCCGGGGGAAAAAGTAGGTTTTACCGTTGGTTATAGTGTAGCCGGGGCCTTTGTGCCCGCCGGAACCGGATCCTTTTACATCACCATGGAAAAGCTGAACGGCCGTTCTGTATATCATATAACCGGAACCGGCCGCACACTCTCTTCCTATGAATGGGCCTATAAAGCCAATGACACTTATGAGACCTATGTAGATGTAGAAACATTTCAGCCATTGAAATTCATCCGCAATATTAATGAAGGGGGGTATAAAAAATATCAGAATGTGAGCTTTAATAAATCCGCCAACACAGCGATCAGCAATGAGGGGGTGTTTAAAGTTCCGGCCTGTGTGCACGATGTGGTCAGCTCTGTGTTTTATGCCCGTAATGTGGACTATAACAGCCTGAAACCCGGCGACAAAGTGCCTTTCAGCGTTTTCCTGGACAATGAGGTCTTTGGTATGTATATCCGGTATATGGGCAAGGAAACCATCACTACCAAATACGGAAAATTCAAAGCCATAAAGATCAAACCCCTTACGATCAAAGGAACCATTTTTGAGGGAGGTGAAAAGATGACGGTATGGATAACCGATGATGCCAACCGGGTACCCATACGGGTGGAAAGTCCAATTATAGTAGGTAAGGTGAAGATCGATATGACCAGCTTTGAAGGACTGAAGAGCCCGATGACAGCACTGGTTAAAAAGAATTAACTAGAAAGCGGCTGGTTGAGGGTGAGAAGTGAAATAAGCTGAAGTCTCAAATCTCAATTCCCATTTCTAAAAGCTGATCGCTATAACTCCTCCAGTTTAAAAAACCGGTCCGGCCGTATTCCCCGCTCTGTTTCCTTTAGCGTACAACATTCCTGTTGCGGATCGTGCTCAAAGAACAGGACGTATTCTTTTTCCAGGGCTTCCTTTAAAAAAGCTTCTTTCTCGGTCATGGTGATCAGCGGGCGGGTATCATATGCCATCACATAGGGCAGCGGAATATGACCCGGTGAAGGCAGCAGGTCTGCCATAAACACGATGGTCCGTCCTTTATACTGCACCTGGGGCAGCATCATCGATTCGGTATGGCCACTTGCAAACCGGATGTCGAACCCTTCCAGGAACGGGGCTGTTTCAAGCATGCCGGCCACTTCTTTTTTGCCGGAAACAAGCTGCAGTTGTCCGCTCTCCTGTATCGGAAGGATGTTCTCTTTCAGGAAAGAAGCTTTTTCACGCGGATTGGGGTGTATGGCCCAGTCCCAATGCGCTTCATTGCTCCAGTAAACAGCATTTCTGAATGCCGGTACCAGCCGGTCGTTCTCCTTTTTTATAGCACCGCCGCAATGATCGAAATGCAGGTGTGTTAAAAATACATCCGTAATATCATCGCGGTGAAATCCGCATTGTGCCAGCGATTTATCCAGATCGTCATCACCGTGGAGGTAATAATAGCCAAAAAATTTCTCACTCTGTTTATCCCCCATTCCACAGTCCACCAATATCAGGCGCTGTCCATCTTCGATCAGCAGACTGCGGGTAGCCCAGCTGCACATATTATTGGCATCTGCCGGGTTCAATCCGTTCCAGATGCTTTTGGGCACCACTCCGAACATGGCACCACCATCCAGTTTAAAATGTCCGCAATTGATCGTATACAGATTCATGGGATGATAATTGAGTGTTGAGAGTTCAGGATTGAGAATTCAGCTGATAGCTACTCCTTCCGTTGTTTTACCAGTGCGGCGTACAACCAGAAGAAGCCGACGGCAAAGAAAAGGATCAGGGATAATACCGAATTCTTCATACTTCCGGTTTTTTCCTCGATAAATCCAAAGACAAAGATACCGATCACAATGGCCAGCTTTTCAGTAAAATCATAATAGCTGAAAAACGAGGCGGTATCTTTTGTATCGGGCATCAGCTTGGCATAGGTAGACCGGCTGAGTGACTGAATCCCGCCCATCACCAGGCCCACGGCAACTGCCAGTCCATAAAAAAGATACTCTCCGTTGCCACCTCCTTCCGCCACCACAGCAGTAAAATAAGCGGCAATGCAGATCAGGATCCAGAAAATGACCACCCCCATCAATACTTTTATATTGCCGTACCGGGCCGACAAACGCGACATATACCAGGCTCCGGCTATGGCCACCAGTTGTATCATCACTACCGAAATGATCAGCCGTTCATCCGGAAGACCGAGCAGTTTGCTGCCAAACAACGTAGCCGCCAGCATTACGGTTTGTACACCCATGCTGTAAAAAAAGAAGCCCCGGAGGTAACGCTTCAGCACCGGCATCTGCTTTACCTGCTGGTATACTTTTTTAATTTCCAGGAACCCTTCTTTAAAAACGGTATCCCGGGTCTTATTTACCGGTGCCGATTGCGGCAGCCGGGCAAAAGTGATCTGCGCAAAACCGAACCACCAGATACCCACAAGCAAAAAGGTAAGCCGTGTGGCAAGGCCTTTATCTGTCATTAAAACAATCAGCAAAAAACCCACCAGCTGCATGATAACACTACCCACATAACCGAAAGAAAACCCCCGGGCACTGATCCGGTCGCGATCAGCAGGAGCTGCAATTTCCGGCAGGTAGGCATTGTAAAATACCAGGCTTCCCACGTATCCCATCGCTGCCAGCATAAAGGCGATCACGCCCAGACCCAGCGTATCGCTGGTAAAGAAAAACAGTACCGCCGAGCCCAGTGCACCCATATAACAGAAGAACCGCATAAAGTTCTTCTTGTTCCCTCTTGTATCAGCGATGGATGTGAGAATGGGATAAAGAATGGCAATAAAAAGATAGGCAATGGCCAGCACATAATCATAGAGCGAAGAGTTGACAAACTGCCGCCCCAGAAAGTCCACTTTATGTCCGCTGGAATTACTTCCGGTGACTGCCAAAAAATAGATCGGGAAAAAAGTAGTGGTGATGACCAGGTTGTAAACAGAATTGGCCCAGTCGTACATGGCCCATCCGTTGATCACTTTCTTGGAAGCCGTTTGCATGGAGTTTTTTTATTTCCATAAAAATACGGGTTTTGCCAATGCCAATGCGATGCAATATGCTTTTCCGCATCCCGGGGATGCAAATAGGTCCGGACCGGCGTCCTAAGCAGAGCGGGCGTCTTTAAAGGCTGTTTGCAGCAGCTGTAACAGTTGTTCCGTTTTAACGGTTAAGAAATTAGCTGTAATGCCTACCGGTGTTTTATATAACTGATAATTCAGCTCCATCGCACGTTTTTTTACCGGATTTTTCTGCTGCCTGAGGTAAAGGAGCGGATCTTTTACCTCCATCATAATAAACTGCTGACCGGCCGCTTCCTCCACCCGGATACTTCTTACATCTTTCCACAATATCCTGCCGGCGGCAATACCACTTGAGTTATCTGTAATCCCTTCTGCATCGATGATCAGTCCTTCCTTTTTATCCCTTAGTTTCAGAAAAAGGAGGATGGCACAGAGGCCAAAAAATGCCGTACAGATGTAGCCGATGATCCGGATCATGGTAGGATCATCGCTTCTGATAAACAGCATGGGCCTGCTGATAAAAAATACACCTGCAATTACAAATGCCAGTGAACCGACAAAGGCGGCAAGCGTTTTCCTTTTGCTGATGGGGATTCTTATGGGCTCCTTCATGTTATAAATTGTCCGCTATGGCAAAAATACGATGCTGTACCCAAACCGCAACCGGGTGGCCAGGCAGATCCTTTGTATGACGGGCACTGTTCCGTATTACCGGTGCAGCAACCGCACTGCATCTTTTGCAAAATAGGTGGCAATCAGCGCAGCGCCGGCTCTTTTAATGGATGTCAGGCTTTCCAGTACGGCCTTTTCCTCATCCAGCCAGCCTCTTTCTGCGGCAGCCTTAATCATGGCATACTCCCCGCTTACATGGTAGGCGCTTACCGGAACCGTAACTGTATTTGCTATTTCCCGTATAATGTCCAGGTAGGCCATTGCCGGTTTTACCATCACAATATCCGCTCCTTCTGCCACATCCTGCAGGGTTTCATTGATGGCCTCAATACGGTTTGCATAGTTCATCTGGTAGGTCTTCTTATCACCAAAGCCGGGGGCACTGTCCAGCGCATCCCGGAAGGGGCCATAAAAGCAGCTGGCATATTTTGCAGAATAGCTCATAATGCCCACACCGGAAAAACCGTCCGCTTCCAGGGCCTTGCGGAAGGCACCGATGCGTCCGTCCATCATATCGCTGGGGGCAATAAAATCCGCTCCGGCAGCAGCATGGGAAAGGCTCATCCGGGTAAGCGCTTCTACTGTTTCATCGTTCAGTATATAACCGCTTTTCACATCCACGATACCATCATGCCCGTATTCTGAATAGGGGTCCAGTGCCACATCGGTCATTACCACCATTTCCGGAACTGCATCCTTGATGCTTTTTACCGATTGCTGCATGAGCCCATCAGGATTCCAGCTTTCCTTACCTGTGTTATCTTTGAGCGCATCATCACATTTTACAAATAACAGCACACTCCTGATCCCCATCTGCCACAGTTCTTTTACTTCCTCCACTGTTTTATCTACAGAGCGGCGGAAATAATTGGGCATGGAGCTGATCGGCTCCACAACATCATTGCCTTCTGTAATAAAAAGGGGTAAGATAAAATCGCTGGCCCGTAGCTGCGTTTCAGCCACCATCTCCCTGATGGCCGCATTTCTTCTTAATATCCGGTTTCTATGTTGTAGTATCATGATCGATTATTTTTTAAACCTGGCAGTCCTTTCCGGTTTAGCAGCCGCCATAAGAATAGATAATTTCAACACCCTGGTCCCTGATAAGGAATGTTGCGCCGGTTGATCCGCCTTCCGAAGCATATTCAAAATCAATCCGGTTCTTCTCTTTGACCGGTTCGCCGGCATCATTGTACTGCTCCGGCTGGTACCACCAGGAGAAAGAATCATACAGGCTTTTTATCTTATTAACGCTTTTTTGCTCTTCCGGTTGTATCCGGGTTCCCCGGGTAATTTCCAAGAGAAAGAGGACCGCTTCACTCAGGGAGGTATGGGGTAAAAAGATCCGGTGTTCGTCCCCTCCGGGGCCACCTTCTTCTGCGTACTGTTGTAATACACGGTAGGTGATCCCGCCCGTGAACCGGTACTGCTCTGTAAAATGGATCTCTTCTTTGGCTTGCTTTTCCAGCTCCTGCTTCCGGTAAGAAAGCGGTTTGCCGAAATAGGTCTTCAACGCATCCAGCACAGGTATATCCTGGTAATCCTGGCTTTCGCTTTTTTTATAAAGCGGCTTATACGGAATATGTGACAACAGCCCCAGCGGTACATAGCCCGTTCCGCGTGCGCCCTGTACCTTTACCCAGGTTGTCTTTAACGGATAAAAACTGCCCACAGGATTC includes:
- a CDS encoding MFS transporter, which translates into the protein MQTASKKVINGWAMYDWANSVYNLVITTTFFPIYFLAVTGSNSSGHKVDFLGRQFVNSSLYDYVLAIAYLFIAILYPILTSIADTRGNKKNFMRFFCYMGALGSAVLFFFTSDTLGLGVIAFMLAAMGYVGSLVFYNAYLPEIAAPADRDRISARGFSFGYVGSVIMQLVGFLLIVLMTDKGLATRLTFLLVGIWWFGFAQITFARLPQSAPVNKTRDTVFKEGFLEIKKVYQQVKQMPVLKRYLRGFFFYSMGVQTVMLAATLFGSKLLGLPDERLIISVVMIQLVAIAGAWYMSRLSARYGNIKVLMGVVIFWILICIAAYFTAVVAEGGGNGEYLFYGLAVAVGLVMGGIQSLSRSTYAKLMPDTKDTASFFSYYDFTEKLAIVIGIFVFGFIEEKTGSMKNSVLSLILFFAVGFFWLYAALVKQRKE
- a CDS encoding lysylphosphatidylglycerol synthase domain-containing protein is translated as MKVNKNIKIFFNYFLGPLLFLWLCWSIYNQVREQEGLADSWEQIKASLTSSKIIYLVAVILLMLLNWMVEAYKWRLAMKSLQPMSLLRAFKATLSGVSFSVSTPNSIGDYVGRILYVDEGKRIKAVTLTVLSNTSQLLITVWVGLFSLYSLKDAIIHAKIVSPLWLDALLYVVAFGGLLLLLFYFRISWMAKWISRLPSGKKFSWSIEALEQFNATVLLRLLSLSITRFCIFIIQYFLLFQLFEVAIPFGQAWMGVSVLFLILAIIPTIALFTDLSVRGSLSLTILGLFNANQLGISLTSASIWLINLVIPALIGSVLVLGIKKIFKSKHESA
- the ruvC gene encoding crossover junction endodeoxyribonuclease RuvC, coding for MQTAAKIILGIDPGTLIMGYSIIECSRQKIRLHEMHAVKFSARLSNYERLSRIHEKVTELIHTYKPHEFAIEAPFFGKNVQSMLKLGRAQGVAIAAAMHFNLPVTEYSPRKIKQAVTGNGNAAKEQVWKMLQQILSLKEAPEYFDATDALAVALCHHYQISSPVKAAAGFKGWEDFIKKNPDKIRK
- a CDS encoding STM3941 family protein, whose amino-acid sequence is MKEPIRIPISKRKTLAAFVGSLAFVIAGVFFISRPMLFIRSDDPTMIRIIGYICTAFFGLCAILLFLKLRDKKEGLIIDAEGITDNSSGIAAGRILWKDVRSIRVEEAAGQQFIMMEVKDPLLYLRQQKNPVKKRAMELNYQLYKTPVGITANFLTVKTEQLLQLLQTAFKDARSA
- the hemB gene encoding porphobilinogen synthase, translated to MILQHRNRILRRNAAIREMVAETQLRASDFILPLFITEGNDVVEPISSMPNYFRRSVDKTVEEVKELWQMGIRSVLLFVKCDDALKDNTGKESWNPDGLMQQSVKSIKDAVPEMVVMTDVALDPYSEYGHDGIVDVKSGYILNDETVEALTRMSLSHAAAGADFIAPSDMMDGRIGAFRKALEADGFSGVGIMSYSAKYASCFYGPFRDALDSAPGFGDKKTYQMNYANRIEAINETLQDVAEGADIVMVKPAMAYLDIIREIANTVTVPVSAYHVSGEYAMIKAAAERGWLDEEKAVLESLTSIKRAGAALIATYFAKDAVRLLHR
- a CDS encoding MBL fold metallo-hydrolase, translating into MNLYTINCGHFKLDGGAMFGVVPKSIWNGLNPADANNMCSWATRSLLIEDGQRLILVDCGMGDKQSEKFFGYYYLHGDDDLDKSLAQCGFHRDDITDVFLTHLHFDHCGGAIKKENDRLVPAFRNAVYWSNEAHWDWAIHPNPREKASFLKENILPIQESGQLQLVSGKKEVAGMLETAPFLEGFDIRFASGHTESMMLPQVQYKGRTIVFMADLLPSPGHIPLPYVMAYDTRPLITMTEKEAFLKEALEKEYVLFFEHDPQQECCTLKETERGIRPDRFFKLEEL
- a CDS encoding DUF3108 domain-containing protein is translated as MKALSLFLAPFFVLFATGSKTTPAPSAAPVVAGACSIPNTAFQPGEKVGFTVGYSVAGAFVPAGTGSFYITMEKLNGRSVYHITGTGRTLSSYEWAYKANDTYETYVDVETFQPLKFIRNINEGGYKKYQNVSFNKSANTAISNEGVFKVPACVHDVVSSVFYARNVDYNSLKPGDKVPFSVFLDNEVFGMYIRYMGKETITTKYGKFKAIKIKPLTIKGTIFEGGEKMTVWITDDANRVPIRVESPIIVGKVKIDMTSFEGLKSPMTALVKKN